The following proteins come from a genomic window of Pyxidicoccus sp. MSG2:
- a CDS encoding glycoside hydrolase family 15 protein produces the protein MAAGTQQSNLVDGGVAIEDHGIIGDLRTVALIGNEGTLDWLCFPHFDSPSIFGALVDPERGGHWRICPEPDGVMKKQFYWPDTNVLVTRFYTPDGVGELVDFMPMSRHGRKYEREVLRRVRVVRGVMRFEMECFPAFNYARDTHETRLIHGGACFSSKSLEMTLASSVPLRKEGRGVSAHFTLHENQSAVFSMREGARLSCKELVHSHESAEVLFRDTVDYWRHWLSGCNYRGRWRETVQRSALALKLMTYEPSGAIVAAPTCSLPESPGGTRNWDYRYCWLRDAAFTIYAFMRIGFKQEAAAFMRWVEARCAEYGDGPLPLMFSLDGSRVPDEVELSHLSGYGGARPVRIGNAAADQLQLDIYGELMDSVYLSNKYVAPISYDFWRHLRRMVDWVCNHWNQPDEGIWEVRGGRRQFVYSKLMCWVAVDRAIRLADKRSLPADRPRWLAVRDTIFEEIMTQGWSQQRQAFVQAYDREALDAANLLMPLVFFLSPVDPRMLSTLDRIRRPPSEGGLVSDGLVFRYDVDATLDGIAGREGTFNLCSFWLVEAMTRASVARPDLLEEARLTFERMLGYANHVGLYAEQTGMSGEALGNFPQALTHLSLISAAYNLDRTLGGRD, from the coding sequence ATGGCAGCGGGGACTCAGCAGAGCAACCTGGTGGACGGCGGGGTCGCGATTGAGGACCACGGCATCATCGGCGACCTGCGCACGGTGGCCCTGATTGGGAACGAGGGCACGCTCGACTGGCTGTGCTTCCCCCACTTCGACAGCCCGAGCATCTTCGGCGCGCTGGTGGACCCGGAGCGGGGAGGCCACTGGCGCATCTGCCCCGAGCCGGACGGGGTGATGAAGAAACAGTTCTACTGGCCCGACACCAACGTGCTGGTGACGCGCTTCTACACACCGGATGGCGTGGGCGAGCTGGTGGACTTCATGCCCATGTCGCGCCACGGGCGGAAGTACGAGCGCGAGGTGCTGCGGCGCGTGCGTGTGGTGCGCGGGGTGATGCGCTTCGAGATGGAGTGCTTCCCGGCCTTCAACTACGCGCGGGACACGCACGAGACGCGCCTCATCCACGGCGGGGCCTGCTTCTCGTCGAAGTCGCTGGAGATGACCCTGGCCTCGTCGGTGCCGCTGCGCAAGGAGGGCCGGGGCGTCAGCGCGCACTTCACGCTGCATGAGAACCAGTCCGCCGTCTTCTCCATGCGGGAGGGCGCGCGCCTGTCATGCAAGGAATTGGTGCACAGCCACGAGTCCGCGGAGGTGCTCTTCCGCGACACGGTGGACTACTGGCGCCATTGGTTGTCGGGTTGCAACTACCGGGGCCGCTGGCGCGAGACGGTGCAGCGCTCGGCGCTGGCGCTGAAGCTGATGACGTACGAGCCGTCGGGAGCGATTGTCGCCGCGCCCACGTGCAGCCTGCCCGAGTCCCCGGGCGGCACGCGCAACTGGGACTACCGCTACTGCTGGCTGCGGGACGCGGCCTTCACCATCTATGCGTTCATGCGCATCGGCTTCAAGCAGGAGGCGGCGGCCTTCATGCGCTGGGTGGAGGCGCGCTGTGCGGAGTACGGAGACGGGCCGCTGCCGCTGATGTTCTCGCTGGATGGCAGCCGCGTGCCGGACGAGGTGGAGCTGTCACACCTGAGTGGCTACGGCGGGGCGCGGCCGGTGCGCATCGGCAACGCGGCGGCGGACCAGCTGCAGCTCGACATCTACGGCGAGCTGATGGACTCGGTGTACCTGTCCAACAAGTACGTGGCGCCCATCTCGTATGACTTCTGGCGGCACCTGCGGCGGATGGTGGACTGGGTGTGCAACCACTGGAACCAGCCGGACGAGGGCATCTGGGAGGTGCGCGGCGGGCGGCGGCAGTTCGTGTACTCGAAGCTGATGTGCTGGGTGGCGGTGGACCGGGCGATTCGCCTCGCGGACAAGCGCAGCCTGCCGGCGGACCGGCCCCGGTGGCTCGCGGTGCGCGACACCATCTTCGAGGAAATCATGACGCAGGGGTGGAGCCAGCAGCGGCAGGCCTTCGTCCAGGCGTATGACCGTGAGGCGCTGGACGCGGCGAACCTCCTCATGCCGCTGGTCTTCTTCCTGTCGCCGGTGGACCCGCGGATGTTGTCCACGCTGGACCGGATTCGCCGTCCGCCCTCCGAGGGCGGCCTGGTGTCGGACGGGCTGGTGTTCCGCTACGACGTGGACGCGACGCTGGACGGAATCGCTGGCCGCGAGGGCACCTTCAACCTGTGCAGCTTCTGGCTGGTGGAGGCGATGACGCGCGCCAGCGTGGCGAGGCCGGATTTGCTGGAGGAAGCGCGGCTGACCTTCGAGCGGATGCTGGGCTACGCCAACCACGTGGGGCTGTACGCGGAGCAGACGGGCATGTCCGGCGAGGCGCTCGGCAACTTCCCGCAGGCGCTCACCCACCTGTCCCTCATCAGCGCCGCGTACAACCTGGACCGGACGCTGGGGGGGCGGGACTGA
- a CDS encoding glucose 1-dehydrogenase, with protein MKAVAVFPKQREVRVVDAPEPRLQSPTQVKVRTREVGVCGTDKDILQFTYGTPPSGSEYLILGHECLGEVVEVGDAVRGLQRGDLVVPRVRRPCPHATCPACRHGHPDFCITGDYTERGIKEAHGFCSELFTEDVAYLHRVPAELREVAVLTEPLTIAEKALREVKRIQERLPWRPEPGRAVVLGAGPVGQLGVMALLRRGFATTVYSRSAKPNVKADSAEALGAPYLSSKEVSTEELVRRAGAPDLIYEAAGVARAAFETLKALAPNGVLVFTGVPSDPEALSLDGAALLKQLVLRNQVVLGTVNAADSDFEMALEDLGRFRARWPGGLERLITAHHPPEDFADVVMGKKGGGGIKHVISFG; from the coding sequence ATGAAGGCCGTCGCCGTCTTTCCGAAGCAACGCGAGGTGCGCGTCGTCGACGCTCCCGAGCCGCGGCTCCAGTCCCCCACGCAGGTGAAGGTGCGCACGCGCGAGGTGGGCGTGTGCGGCACGGACAAGGACATCCTCCAGTTCACCTACGGCACACCGCCCTCCGGCTCCGAGTACCTCATCCTCGGCCACGAGTGCCTGGGCGAGGTGGTGGAGGTCGGCGACGCCGTGCGCGGACTCCAGCGCGGAGACCTCGTCGTGCCGCGCGTGCGCCGGCCCTGCCCGCACGCCACCTGCCCCGCGTGCCGGCACGGACACCCGGACTTCTGCATCACCGGCGACTACACCGAGCGCGGCATCAAGGAGGCCCACGGCTTCTGCTCGGAGCTCTTCACGGAGGACGTGGCGTACCTGCACCGCGTCCCCGCGGAGCTGCGCGAGGTGGCGGTGCTCACCGAGCCGCTGACGATTGCCGAGAAGGCCCTGCGCGAGGTGAAGCGCATCCAGGAGCGGCTGCCGTGGCGCCCCGAGCCGGGACGCGCGGTGGTGCTGGGCGCGGGCCCCGTGGGGCAGCTCGGCGTCATGGCGCTGCTTCGCCGGGGCTTCGCCACCACGGTGTACTCGCGCAGCGCCAAGCCCAACGTGAAGGCGGACTCCGCCGAGGCGCTGGGCGCGCCCTACCTGTCCTCCAAGGAGGTGTCCACGGAGGAGCTGGTCCGCCGGGCCGGCGCGCCGGACCTCATCTACGAGGCGGCGGGCGTGGCCAGGGCTGCCTTCGAGACGCTGAAGGCGCTGGCACCCAACGGCGTCCTCGTCTTCACCGGAGTGCCCTCGGACCCGGAGGCGCTGTCGTTGGACGGGGCGGCGTTGTTGAAGCAACTGGTGCTGCGGAACCAGGTGGTGCTGGGCACGGTGAACGCGGCGGACTCGGACTTCGAGATGGCGCTGGAGGACCTCGGCCGCTTCCGTGCCCGCTGGCCGGGCGGGCTGGAGCGGCTCATCACCGCGCACCATCCGCCCGAGGACTTCGCCGACGTGGTGATGGGCAAAAAGGGTGGCGGCGGCATCAAGCACGTCATCAGTTTCGGGTGA